GGTCTGAATACCCACTCGTCAAATCCTCCGCCAGATGGGATCACCTTGCTTTCAATTACCCATAAATTTTTGTCCCGATCGCAGCACCCAATTCGATATCCGTTAGCTTGGATAGACCGCGCCATATCACGATATTTCCCGGAGGTGGATCGCTGGCTCTCGCTAAGTATCCTCCAAGCCGCGCTACTTTAACGACGTAGTGCGAGAGCGTTTTTCGCCGAGGACTATCACCATTCCGATCTTTCACTAGATGATCGAGAAGCTTAATTTCGATCTCGGTCATCGCCATTTGCGGCGGCGCATTCGGCGTGGAACGATTGAGCATCGTCATCCAGAAGACGCGCCAACTCACAATACAGAAAACCGCGATCAGATTCACTAGACGCTCAGCGGTCCGCAGTTTCGACTCCTCCGCCTTGCAGCCTGATTTGAGGATTTTATGGAAGACCTCGATTTTCCACCGCATCGCGTACCATTCGAGCTTCTCGATGGTGTCCTTACGCGATTTAACTGGGAGATTGGTGAGAAGTTTCCACTCGATCTTCTTTCGTCGCTTTGGCATTCCTCGCTCTTGAGCATGGATCACGGTTAGATTAAGCGCTGGATATTTCTTCTGCTTGCCAATTGGTGGGAGGACTCGAAGTTTGCAGAAACGGATTTCGAGAAGTGCTTCATCTGAATCACCATTGCTGTCTTTGACTTCGATCCGATGCAAGCCTTTGACCGCGACTTCATCCATTTCGTCGGCAATCGTATGATCACCGTCCTCGGCAAGCCGATCAACACAGGTTCGCACAAGAAAATGCGTTCCAACCTCCTCAGCCAAGCAAAACAGCTCATAAATGTCGCTCTCGCGATCACCAATATGAACACATCGTCCGGGGGCAGCGAGAAGGTCGGTCGATTGCCGCAAATTCTCCAACCAGCGGACGCTCTCCTTCTGTTCGATCGGAACCCGCGTCGGATTGACCTTTCGCTTCAGCGCCGTCGTCCCTTTGAACTTCTTGCGCGTCCAGAACTTGATGGCAGTCAGGCCGAACGGAAGCCCCTCGGTCGTCACGGCCAGGCTCGAATGCATGAGAACACCGCACTGCGTGCGCCCTGCCGTCTTACCCGTAAAGCCAATCAAATCCGGCTTCTCGCGCTTGAAACTGAATTCCGTCGTGTCATGCAGGACGAGGATCGGTCCCTCTGCCTCGGTCACGCGCCCACGCGTCGCCTCGAAATGGCCGCGAAGAATATCCGCCTCGTTGACCCGTTCGTTGGAGAAAAAGCGATAGGCAGCCTTCGTGTTGGCCCAATCCCGGCAAATCTGCGGGATGCTTTGACCCATGTCGCTCCCGATCTGCCCGAGCAATTTGCAAAACCGTCGCCCAAGACGCTCGTCCTTAAACTCGCATCCCGCAACTTCCCGATCAATCCACGTCTCGATATCGGATGTCAGTCGTTGAATAGACGCCGCCCCGCGCTCCTTCAACTTCAAACCCATTGAGCATCCCGTGATTTCGAATCAGGTGCTCAACAATGAATCACAACAGATTCTAACGATGCAAGATTCCGCCCGGGATACCCTGCGCAGAGCGGCCGCTAATTTATGGGTAATTGAAAGATCACCTTGCCGCTTACTACCCAACCCGCGCATGAGAGCTTGTTCAACCGTCGTCTTTGGCCCCGCCTCCTGCCTTGGGCATCGTTCAAATAAAATCACCCAAGTGAACCTGGGGACGACCACGCTTGCCCAAACTCATTGAGGACGAACATGAGAGCAGGTAGCCGAGCGGCAATTTTCCCGTGAATCGAGATTTAATGCCTGCTCGCCGAGCTGCGGCGTCGGATCAAAGAGAACAATCGAGTTCGTGCCATACCCGAAGCACCCTCGCGTAGTGTCGCAAGTGGGAATTGTTTGCCGCCTTCTCGCCTATGCGCTTCCAAGCGAATGATCAATGCAGAATCCTAGGCGACGCAATGAGTTCTAACGCTTTGCCCAATCGTTGGCCGAATTGATCTGGATCAAGGAAGGGAGCCTCTTTCGCAGCCAAGGACAGCTGTCTGGACAAAGAGGCTCGCAGCTCCGGTGAATGCGCGATCTCTAGGGCTTTAGACTCGTAATCAGCGGCATTACTTGCGACCATAAAATCCATGCCGAGCGCGCGCATCATGCCAGTTCCGAGCAAGCCACGCTGCGTCCTGCCTCTTAGGGTCACAATTGGACACCCAGCGAGGATTGGTTCGATCAATGACGCCCCCCCCGAAAACGGAAACGTGTCGAGATAGACAGTTACATGCTGCATCATTCGAAAAATCTGAGCCGGGGTTAACGGCGACAATATCTGAATACGTCCAGGCGAAATGCCGGCGTCGGTAAATTCGTTAAGTAACG
This Methylovirgula sp. DNA region includes the following protein-coding sequences:
- a CDS encoding IS4 family transposase — encoded protein: MGLKLKERGAASIQRLTSDIETWIDREVAGCEFKDERLGRRFCKLLGQIGSDMGQSIPQICRDWANTKAAYRFFSNERVNEADILRGHFEATRGRVTEAEGPILVLHDTTEFSFKREKPDLIGFTGKTAGRTQCGVLMHSSLAVTTEGLPFGLTAIKFWTRKKFKGTTALKRKVNPTRVPIEQKESVRWLENLRQSTDLLAAPGRCVHIGDRESDIYELFCLAEEVGTHFLVRTCVDRLAEDGDHTIADEMDEVAVKGLHRIEVKDSNGDSDEALLEIRFCKLRVLPPIGKQKKYPALNLTVIHAQERGMPKRRKKIEWKLLTNLPVKSRKDTIEKLEWYAMRWKIEVFHKILKSGCKAEESKLRTAERLVNLIAVFCIVSWRVFWMTMLNRSTPNAPPQMAMTEIEIKLLDHLVKDRNGDSPRRKTLSHYVVKVARLGGYLARASDPPPGNIVIWRGLSKLTDIELGAAIGTKIYG